One segment of Toxotes jaculatrix isolate fToxJac2 chromosome 8, fToxJac2.pri, whole genome shotgun sequence DNA contains the following:
- the mecr gene encoding enoyl-[acyl-carrier-protein] reductase, mitochondrial, with product MWLPLHTVCLRSQTTCRRSFAAALLKLSRHRDNANVSHFSHSAGLSAQTCTALLYRKHGDPSQVIQLEEVDLPPIGAKSVLVKMLAAPINPSDINMIQGTYAILPELPAAGGNEGVAQVIEVGSQVKSLKTGDWVIPRDAGLGTWRTEAVLAEDDVISLPNNIPLLSAATLGVNPCTAFRMLSDFEDLKPGDTVIQNAANSGVGQAVIQIAAARGLNTINVIRDRPEFTQLSSRLKAIGATHVIKEETLRRPEIKELFKTCPKPKLALNGVGGKSATELLRHLQIGGSMVTYGGMAKQPVTVPVSALIFKDVKVRGFWVTQWKRDHSNDETAFRAMLDELCSLIQQGKLTAPACTEVGLQHYNKALDAAMQPFTSAKQVLIM from the exons ATGTGGCTGCCACTTCACACAGTCTGTTTACGAAGCCAGACAACCTGCAGAAGAAGCTTCGCCGCTGCGCTTTTAAAACTATCAAGACACAGGGATAATGCTAACGTTTCTCACTTCAGTCATTCAGCTGGACTTTCTGCACAAACATGCACGGCACTTCTGTACAGAAAGCACGGAGACCCCTCTCAAGTCATTCA GTTGGAAGAGGTAGATCTGCCCCCCATAGGTGCAAAGAGTGTCCTGGTTAAAATGCTGGCAGCTCCAATCAACCCATCTGACATTAACATGATTCAAG GTACTTATGCCATCCTGCCTGAACTCCCAGCTGCTGGGGGCAATGAAGGGGTGGCCCAGGTCATAGAGGTGGGCAGCCAGGTGAAATCCCTCAAAACAGGAGACTGGGTCATCCCAAGAGATGCTGGTCTAG GGACATGGAGAACAGAGGCAGTGCTAGCTGAGGACGATGTCATCTCGCTACCGAATAACATTCCCTTGTTGTCTGCTGCCACACTCGGGGTAAACCCGTGCACTGCGTTCAGGATGCTCTCTGACTTTGAGGATCTTAAGCCAG GTGATACAGTGATCCAGAACGCAGCTAACAGCGGAGTTGGGCAGGCGGTCATACAGATTGCTGCTGCAAGAGGATTAAACACTATCAATGTCATCCGAGACAG GCCAGAGTTCACACAGCTCAGTAGCAGGTTGAAGGCTATCGGAGCAACTCATGTGATCAAAGAAGAGACTCTGAGGCGTCCTGAGATTAAGGAACTGTTCAAG acatgcCCAAAACCAAAACTGGCATTAAATGGAGTCGGAGGCAAGAGTGCAACAGAGCTGCTCCGTCATCTACA GATTGGAGGCTCTATGGTGACATACGGCGGGATGGCCAAGCAGCCAGTTACTGTCCCTGTA AGTGCTCTGATTTTCAAGGATGTTAAGGTTCGGGGATTTTGGGTCACGCAGTGGAAGAGAGACCACTCAAACG ATGAAACGGCCTTTAGAGCCATGCTGGATGAACTGTGCTCCCTCATCCAGCAGGGGAAGCTGACAGCTCCTGCCTGCACTGAGGTGGGGCTTCAACACTACAACAAAGCTCTTGATGCAGCTATGCAGCCTTTCACTTCAGCTAAACAGGTCCTCATCATGTGA
- the smpdl3b gene encoding acid sphingomyelinase-like phosphodiesterase 3b, whose product MFAFLIQFSMSAVKLLLSCLLFREVHALPGNFWHITDMHWDQTYKLIDNPELVCASSGKRPAANAGRFGDYACDSPWHLINSSVYAMKDILPDPDFIVWTGDDTPHVPNEDLGEEAVLSIISNLTHIIKQVFPHTKVYSALGNHDYHPKSQLPAGPNYIYNQTAEMWQDWLDPESQGTFKKGGYYTEKLLSRTGFRMLVLNTNLYYDQNKLTLDMDDPAGQFSWADQVLTEATNNKEKVYIIGHVPPGFFEKKRNKAWFTPKFNQQYLDLIQKHHSVILGQFFGHHHTDTFRMFYNSEGSPISTMFLSPGVTPWKTTLPGVVDGANNPGIRVFEYDTQTLLVKDVVTYYLNLTRANVASGRWEKEYRLTESFRVPDASPASMHQVLERIANSNCYLQKYYEYNSVSYDLTECNSDCRVDHVCAAREVDFSRYEHCLEKEGAAAIYGGLLPVLSVAVSLVLSSR is encoded by the exons ATGTTTGCTTTCCTCATCCAGTTCAGCATGTCCGCAGTGAAGCTGCTCCTGTCCTGTCTGCTTTTCAGGGAGGTTCATGCGCTGCCAG GTAACTTCTGGCACATCACGGATATGCATTGGGACCAAACATACAAACTGATCGATAATCCTGAACTGGTGTGCGCATCAAGCGGCAAACGACCCGCAGCCAATGCGGGGAGATTTGGAGACTATGCTTGTGACTCGCCATGGCATCTTATCAACTCCTCGGTGTATGCCATGAAGGATATTCTACCAGACCCCGACTTCATCGTGTGGACAGG AGATGACACACCACATGTCCCCAATGAGGATCTGGGAGAAGAGGCAGTGCTGAGCATTATCAGCAACCTCACTCACATCATAAAACAGGTCTTTCCAC ACACTAAAGTGTACTCTGCCCTGGGAAACCACGATTACCACCCTAAGAGCCAGCTTCCTGCTGGCCCAAACTACATCTATaaccaaacagcagaaatgtggcAGGACTGGCTGGATCCAGAGTCCCaaggaacatttaaaaaag GTGGATATTACACAGAAAAGCTGCTGAGTCGAACGGGTTTCAGGATGCTGGTCCTCAACACAAACCTCTACTATGACCAGAACAAGCTGACCCTGGACATGGATGACCCAGCGGGCCAGTTTAGCTGGGCCGATCAGGTTCTTACAGAGGCTACCAACAACAAAGAGAAG GTGTACATCATTGGCCACGTTCCCCCAGGTTTCTTtgagaagaagagaaataagGCGTGGTTTACACCCAAATTCAACCAGCAATATTTGGATTTAATCCAGAAGCATCATTCCGTCATACTCGGGCAGTTCTTTGGCCATCACCATACAGATACTTTCCGCATGTTCTACAACTCAGAGG GCTCTCCTATCAGCACAATGTTTCTCAGCCCAGGGGTCACACCGTGGAAAACAACGCTTCCTGGAGTCGTGGATGGTGCAAACAACCCTGGGATTCGTGTGTTTGAATATGACACCCAAACACTTCTGGTCAAA GATGTTGTGACATATTATCTGAACCTGACTCGTGCTAATGTGGCCAGTGGACGCTGGGAGAAAGAATACCGCCTCACGGAGAGCTTCAGAGTACCAGACGCCTCTCCAGCTTCCATGCACCAGGTTCTGGAGCGCATTGCTAATAGCAACTGCTACTTACAGAAGTACTACGAGTACAACTCTGTCAGCTATGACCTGACAGAGTGTAACAGTGACTGCCGTGTTGACCACGTCTGTGCAGCCAGAGAGGTAGACTTCAGCAGATATGAACACTGTCTGGAAAAAGAAGGGGCAGCCGCCATTTATGGTGGGTTGCTGCCGGTCCTCTCTGTGGCTGTAAGTCTGGTGTTGTCCAGTCGATAA
- the rpa2 gene encoding replication protein A 32 kDa subunit, with protein sequence MWNQGGYSESSMGGGYTQSPGGFASPALSQGGEKKGRTRATQIIPCTVSQLMSASQADEAFKVGDVEVAQVTIVGIIRSTDKSMTNIQYKVDDMTGAPMDVKQWVDTEDPSVDSTVLPPGTYVKVSGNLRSFQNHRSVVAFSVRPLEDMNEITSHMLEVVQAHMVLSKPQTMLGAGGGMSSNITPVSRPGIMGGMGGGYAGANDMANNGLSANQNQVLSLIRSCPDPQGISIQDLKQRLSGISLTIIKQAVEFLSNEGHIFSTIDEDHFKSTDNDD encoded by the exons ATGTGGAATCAGG gaggGTACAGCGAGTCCTCTATGGGCGGAGGTTACACTCAGTCTCCAGGAGGTTTTGCATCACCTGCGTTATcccagggaggagagaagaaaggg AGAACCCGTGCAACACAGATAATCCCCTGCACAGTGTCTCAGCTGATGTCTGCTTCTCAGGCGGATGAGGCCTTCAAAGTAGGAGATGTGGAAGTTGCCCAG GTTACCATTGTGGGGATCATCAGGAGCACAGATAAATCCATGACCAACATCCAGTACAAGGTTGATGACATGACAGGTGCCCCCATGGATGTGAAGCAGTGGGTAGACACAGAG gACCCCAGTGTGGACAGCACCGTCCTGCCCCCAGGCACTTATGTCAAAGTGTCTGGCAATCTGCGCTCTTTTCAG AACCACAGATCTGTTGTGGCGTTCAGCGTCAGGCCCCTTGAGGACATGAATGAAATCACCTCACACATGCTGGAGGTTGTCCAAGCGCACATGGTGCTCAGCAAACCTCAGACCATG TTGGGGGCCGGAGGAGGAATGAGCAGTAATATCACGCCAGTGTCACGGCCGGGCATCATGGGAGGGATGGGAGGGGGCTACGCAGGTGCTAACGACATGGCGAACAATGGGTTAAGCGCAAACCAGAATCAG GTGCTGAGTTTGATAAGAAGCTGCCCAGACCCGCAGGGCATCAGCATTCAGGACCTAAAGCAGAGACTCAGTGGCATAAGTCTGACTATTATCAA GCAAGCCGTGGAATTTCTAAGCAACGAAGGTCACATCTTTTCCACCATTGACGAAGACCACTTCAAATCAACAGATAATGATGATTAG
- the themis2 gene encoding protein THEMIS2, whose translation MAGITALPLQQLIASLDNTCLPKILQVCSGVYFQGSIYEISGSEVCFSTGDLIKVIGIELLSVSCEDVSNNEKFELPINHTGLFKVVPEEMAYSTVEEMLSLRPVGLESCLPFTFTSRSKLTFGNFTLGVGRALTVLSIERSGVEEAYVRCHVQGQQEASAEVRIPLSSRGEFYECESEECFTLREIMSSACLRSRRFRFANKTKCEGSFVFSPIYEVHAVMNLRKNVLKFPSSLEVDVVDVTELCKDVTFVTPLSLTEVLSQPDESFPAVVEILEGPETRSLFKCSWLPSISKSEHLVFHKKGTTPMILLSSMKSRKAQQYFLVSQEYGGRFRRRPREFNSVYELYVASIQTPGLKVSVTRNCEEVEEEGLPALSVGEQLEVIRCGSMHLPCGSSNEQKQSVEALLCQRLQEPDDEDDDDSDEEEIKQEDKAEEIFLPLYMQSHFVEVLTDNKKYRLRDLGKEFSLPLDVKVVSRDPELETDPLVGFACLRIEGAMLEPTIQASFLHNPDHCFEIPTQWLSMSISLTKDPLPWSSDQPPKYRMDRVTEVTDTFFYEFRKQGNSDEAPPPRPPKRNLSSSDPPKKSSKPSKKSSKADKSKHRADKSVPTKELASLALNTKRRPPAPPPPDVFDDQPPPIAPRKYSAEMTTGKALPNTYVRMEESLKKEMLSEVAADVDSDHDYETVDDHLATMMKKAQENVMYY comes from the exons ATGGCAGGCATAACTGCTTTGCCACTCCAACAATTAATTGCATCATTGGACAATACTTGTCTGCCAAAAATTCTACAGGTTTGCTCTGGAGTCTATTTCCAAG gatCAATATATGAAATTTCTGGTAGTGAAGTGTGCTTTTCTACTGGGGATCTAATAAAGGTCATTGGTATTGAGCTCCTATCCGTTAGCTGCGAAGACGTGAGCAACAATGAGAAGTTTGAGCTGCCTATCAACCACACAG GCTTGTTCAAGGTTGTTCCGGAGGAGATGgcatacagtacagtagagGAGATGCTGAGTCTGAGGCCTGTAGGCCTGGAATCCTGCCTTCCCTTCACTTTCACCAGCCGCTCCAAGCTGACCTTTGGCAATTTCACACTGGGGGTCGGGAGAGCTTTGACTGTGCTCTCCATTGAGCGGAGTGGGGTTGAAGAGGCTTATGTCCGCTGCCATGTTCAAGGACAACAGGAAGCCTCAGCTGAAGTGcgcatccctctctcttcccgAGGAGAATTCTATGAGTGTGAGAGCGAGGAGTGCTTCACCCTGCGGGAGATCATGTCCTCTGCCTGCCTGCGCAGTCGAAGGTTTCGTTTCGCCAACAAAACCAAATGTGAAGGGTCATTTGTCTTCAGTCCAATTTACGAGGTCCACGCCGTCATGAACT tGAGGAAGAATGTGTTGAAGTTCCCCTCCAGCTTAGAGGTGGATGTGGTCGACGTCACTGAGCTGTGTAAAGATGTAACTTTTGTGACCCCGCTCAGTCTGACAGAGGTTCTTTCCCAGCCAGATGAATCTTTCCCTGCAGTAGTGGAGATACTAGAAGGCCCAGAGACCCGCTCTCTGTTTAAGTGCAGCTGGCTTCCATCAATTAGCAAGAGTGAGCACCTGGTTTTCCACAAGAAAGGAACCACACCCATGATTTTATTATCGAGCATGAAGAGCCGGAAGGCACAGCAGTATTTTCTGGTATCTCAGGAATATGGTGGACGATTTCGGAGGCGGCCAAGAGAGTTTAATTCAGTGTACGAGCTGTATGTTGCGTCAATCCAGACACCAGGTCTGAAGGTCAGTGTGACAAGGAACTGTGAGGAAGTTGAGGAGGAGGGTCTACCTGCTCTCAGTGTGGGGGAACAGCTGGAGGTTATTCGCTGCGGAAGTATGCACTTGCCATGTGGAAGCAGCAATGAACAGAAGCAGTCTGTGGAGGCTCTTTTGTGTCAGCGTCTCCAAGAACCAGATGATGAGGATGACGATGATTCTGATGAAGAGGAGATCAAGCAGGAAGATAAGGCAGAAGAGATTTTTCTACCTCTGTACATGCAGAGTCACTTTGTGGAGGTACTGACTGATAACAAGAAGTACAGACTCAGGGACTTGGGTAAGGAGTTTAGTTTGCCATTGGATGTTAAAGTAGTGAGCCGTGATCCTGAACTTGAGACCGATCCACTAGTTGGGTTTGCATGTCTGAGAATAGAGGGGGCTATGTTAGAGCCCACCATCCAGGCAAGCTTTCTACACAACCCAGACCACTGTTTCGAAATCCCAACCCAGTGGCTCTCTATGTCTATCTCTCTCACCAAGGACCCCCTGCCATGGTCCAGCGATCAACCCCCTAAGTACCGCATGGATAGAGTTACTGAGGTGACAGACACGTTCTTTTATGAATTCCGCAAACAGGGGAACTCAGACGAGGCTCCTCCTCCGCGACCCCCAAAGCGAAATCTGTCATCTTCAGACCCTccaaaaaaatcatcaaaaccCTCAAAGAAATCATCCAAGGCAGACAAATCCAAACATCGAGCAGATAAAAGTGTCCCAACCAAAGAGTTAGCCAGTTTGGCGCTGAATACAAAAAGAAGACCTCCGGCTCCCCCACCTCCA GATGTCTTCGATGATCAGCCTCCACCAATTGCACCCCGAAAGTACTCAGCTGAAATGACAACGGGCAAGGCTCTGCCAAACACTTACGTGAGAATGGAGGAATCTCTGAAAAAAG AGATGTTGAGTGAAGTTGCAGCAGATGTGGACAGTGACCACGACTATGAGACAGTGGATGATCATTTGGCAACAATGATGAAAAAAGCACAAGAGAATGTCATGTACTACTAA